A genomic window from Ruminiclostridium cellulolyticum H10 includes:
- a CDS encoding tRNA1(Val) (adenine(37)-N6)-methyltransferase produces the protein MIRGVLLVTIRDKERIDDLQLHGLKLIQNTEKFCFGVDAVLLSDFADVKRNSKVLDIGTGSGIIPVLLAGKTKAAKIVGIEIQEEMAEMASRSVLMNRLSDRLEIVQGDIKLYREYFRKSSFDVVVSNPPYTNKGCGLVNPMDSKAISRHEILCSLEDVVSAAAALLVPGGQLAMVHRPERLADIICSMRNNGIEPKHLRLVHPKPGKKPNLLLIKGNRGGNPELKVMEPLYVYNSNGTYSDEINKIYGRAEEEKIERKG, from the coding sequence ATGATAAGGGGTGTACTTTTGGTTACTATCAGGGATAAAGAGCGTATAGATGATTTGCAGCTCCATGGCTTAAAGTTGATACAAAATACAGAAAAGTTCTGCTTCGGAGTGGACGCAGTACTGCTGTCTGATTTCGCCGATGTTAAGAGAAACAGCAAAGTTCTTGATATAGGAACGGGATCTGGGATAATACCGGTACTTCTGGCAGGAAAGACAAAGGCTGCTAAGATTGTGGGTATTGAGATTCAGGAAGAAATGGCTGAGATGGCGTCCAGAAGTGTATTGATGAACAGACTTTCAGACAGGCTTGAGATAGTACAAGGTGACATAAAACTTTATCGAGAATACTTTAGAAAATCCAGTTTTGATGTTGTAGTTTCCAATCCTCCTTACACTAACAAGGGCTGCGGACTTGTAAATCCCATGGACAGCAAGGCTATTTCCCGGCATGAGATTTTATGCAGTCTGGAGGATGTTGTAAGTGCAGCTGCTGCACTTCTGGTTCCGGGAGGCCAGCTTGCGATGGTACACAGGCCCGAAAGACTGGCTGATATCATATGCAGTATGAGGAATAATGGGATTGAGCCAAAACATTTGAGGCTGGTACACCCAAAACCCGGCAAGAAACCAAACTTGCTCCTTATTAAGGGAAACAGAGGGGGCAACCCTGAACTTAAAGTAATGGAACCGTTGTATGTATATAACTCGAATGGAACATACTCGGATGAGATAAATAAAATATATGGAAGAGCAGAGGAAGAAAAAATTGAGCGAAAAGGGTAA
- the rsmA gene encoding 16S rRNA (adenine(1518)-N(6)/adenine(1519)-N(6))-dimethyltransferase RsmA, with product MIKNNTSEIIKKHRLKLTKALGQNFLTDFSVVKRIVDASDIDKDTLAIEIGPGVGSMTRELAARSAGVAAIEIDKRLIPALNDNLSDYSNVSIINEDIMKADIDTIINKYREVYNAKSVKVVANLPYYITTPIIMRFLEEVKGVDKMVFMVQREVAERMVSGPGTKDYGALSVAVQFYSKPEIIFDVPPHCFIPQPEVHSTIIGLDILSEPPVEVIDRNLYFKIVKASFGQRRKTLVNALSNSGFFNKTKEQIKQILKEMGKSENIRGEVLTVAQFAQLSNLMINEHQKD from the coding sequence ATGATTAAAAACAATACGTCTGAAATAATAAAAAAACATAGATTAAAGCTAACTAAGGCCTTGGGGCAGAACTTTCTGACTGATTTCAGTGTGGTAAAAAGGATAGTTGACGCTTCAGATATTGATAAAGATACTCTTGCAATAGAAATAGGGCCGGGCGTGGGAAGCATGACACGTGAGCTGGCAGCAAGGTCTGCCGGAGTAGCAGCTATAGAAATTGATAAAAGGCTTATTCCTGCTTTGAATGACAATTTGAGCGATTATTCCAACGTGAGCATAATCAACGAAGATATAATGAAAGCGGACATTGATACAATCATAAATAAGTACAGGGAAGTATATAACGCAAAAAGCGTAAAGGTTGTTGCAAACCTGCCATATTATATTACTACGCCTATAATTATGCGTTTTCTGGAGGAAGTCAAAGGTGTTGACAAGATGGTATTCATGGTGCAAAGGGAGGTTGCGGAAAGAATGGTTTCAGGCCCGGGTACCAAGGACTACGGGGCACTTTCAGTGGCAGTCCAGTTTTACTCAAAACCTGAAATTATTTTTGACGTTCCTCCCCACTGTTTTATACCCCAGCCGGAAGTACATTCAACCATAATAGGGCTTGATATTCTGAGTGAACCGCCAGTGGAAGTTATTGACCGCAACCTATATTTTAAAATAGTAAAAGCGTCATTTGGGCAGAGAAGAAAAACTCTTGTAAATGCATTATCAAATTCAGGATTTTTTAATAAAACCAAAGAGCAAATAAAGCAAATACTTAAAGAAATGGGAAAAAGTGAGAACATTAGAGGTGAAGTTTTAACAGTTGCACAGTTTGCACAGCTTTCAAACCTTATGATAAACGAGCATCAGAAAGATTAA
- a CDS encoding nucleoside recognition domain-containing protein, protein MLNYIWIGLLMIGFAFGIVNGRLDAVTKAAMDSAQTAVNVCIGLLGVMCLWTGLMKIAEKSGLIRIIGRAVRPVLGFLFPEIPKDHPALGAIVMNLVANFLGLGNAATPLGLKAMKELQSINRDKRTATNAMCMFLVLNTAAIQLVPASIIALRTSEGSKKPAEIIVCIWIASVCATIMGIIASKLLSLVWKKDN, encoded by the coding sequence ATGCTTAACTATATTTGGATTGGGCTGTTAATGATAGGGTTTGCTTTCGGAATCGTCAACGGCAGACTGGATGCTGTAACAAAGGCTGCAATGGATTCAGCCCAGACAGCAGTTAACGTATGTATAGGCTTGTTGGGAGTAATGTGCCTTTGGACAGGGTTAATGAAAATAGCGGAGAAAAGTGGACTTATAAGGATAATAGGACGTGCAGTAAGACCAGTCCTAGGGTTTCTTTTCCCGGAGATACCGAAAGATCATCCTGCTCTAGGTGCTATAGTAATGAACCTTGTAGCAAATTTCCTTGGTCTTGGTAATGCCGCTACTCCGTTAGGTCTGAAAGCAATGAAAGAATTACAAAGTATTAACAGGGATAAAAGAACAGCTACCAATGCAATGTGTATGTTTCTGGTTTTAAATACTGCGGCAATTCAACTTGTACCTGCAAGTATTATTGCACTTAGAACCTCGGAGGGTTCAAAAAAGCCTGCTGAGATAATAGTATGCATATGGATTGCATCAGTGTGTGCAACTATCATGGGTATTATAGCCTCAAAGCTTCTTTCGTTAGTGTGGAAAAAAGACAATTAA
- a CDS encoding DUF362 domain-containing protein: MAYSINDACISCGACESECPVSCITAGDSIYVIDEDTCIDCGACANVCPVDAPQQK, from the coding sequence ATGGCATATTCAATAAACGATGCTTGTATAAGCTGTGGGGCATGTGAATCAGAGTGTCCAGTATCATGCATAACTGCCGGAGATAGCATTTATGTAATCGATGAGGATACTTGTATAGACTGTGGTGCATGTGCAAACGTATGTCCTGTTGATGCTCCCCAACAGAAATAA
- a CDS encoding PSP1 domain-containing protein, producing the protein MVKVVGVRFKKAGKIYYFDPGELVIDLNQNVIVETARGIEFGLVVVPNREVDESEIVAPLKKVIRVATEEDIAHAQENDRKEKDAFNICLQKISDHNLEMKLIDVEYTFDNNKILFYFTADGRVDFRELVKDLASVFKTRIELRQIGVRDESKMMGGIGICGRVLCCNSFLGEFQPVSIKMAKEQSLSLNPTKISGTCGRLMCCLKYEQEAYEDLLSRVPKVGAIVETPEGQGTIVDVMLLKEILTVRLDIGNESDLRVYNFKDGEIKVIKDAAASYDSDIDLEALKQLED; encoded by the coding sequence ATGGTTAAGGTTGTAGGAGTTAGGTTTAAAAAGGCAGGCAAGATATATTATTTTGATCCCGGCGAACTAGTGATAGATCTCAACCAGAATGTCATAGTTGAAACCGCAAGAGGAATAGAATTTGGTTTAGTAGTAGTTCCGAATAGAGAGGTTGACGAGTCTGAAATAGTTGCTCCGCTGAAAAAAGTAATTAGAGTAGCAACAGAAGAAGATATTGCTCACGCACAGGAAAACGATAGAAAAGAAAAGGATGCATTTAATATATGCCTGCAAAAAATCAGCGATCACAATTTGGAAATGAAACTTATAGATGTAGAATATACGTTTGACAATAATAAGATTTTGTTTTATTTTACGGCTGATGGAAGAGTTGATTTCAGAGAGCTGGTAAAGGATTTAGCATCAGTATTTAAAACCAGAATTGAGCTTCGCCAGATTGGTGTAAGAGATGAGTCGAAGATGATGGGTGGGATAGGTATTTGCGGCAGAGTGCTTTGTTGTAATTCTTTTTTAGGAGAATTCCAGCCCGTTTCAATAAAAATGGCAAAGGAACAGTCATTATCACTTAATCCTACCAAGATTTCAGGTACCTGCGGCAGACTTATGTGCTGTCTCAAATATGAGCAGGAAGCGTATGAGGACTTACTTTCCAGAGTGCCTAAGGTTGGTGCGATAGTTGAGACTCCCGAAGGACAGGGAACTATTGTGGATGTAATGCTATTAAAGGAAATTCTTACAGTTAGACTAGATATTGGCAATGAGTCCGACCTGCGGGTGTATAACTTCAAGGATGGAGAAATAAAAGTAATAAAGGATGCAGCGGCCAGCTACGACAGCGATATAGACCTTGAAGCCCTTAAACAATTAGAGGATTAG
- a CDS encoding cyclic-di-AMP receptor produces the protein MKLVFAIVHDEDGNRVMEELNKHGVSVTKMCSTGGFLKAGNTTLLVGVDEEKLDEVIAIIEKKSKSRRQVINTPATSGGINGMFMPYPVEVTVGGATIFVVDVEKFHKV, from the coding sequence ATGAAACTGGTATTTGCTATCGTGCATGACGAAGACGGTAACAGGGTAATGGAGGAGCTTAACAAACATGGCGTCAGTGTTACTAAAATGTGCTCAACCGGAGGTTTTCTCAAAGCTGGAAATACTACATTACTTGTGGGTGTAGACGAGGAGAAGCTGGATGAAGTAATAGCCATTATTGAAAAGAAATCCAAGAGCAGGAGACAGGTTATAAACACACCCGCCACATCGGGAGGGATAAACGGAATGTTTATGCCATACCCTGTTGAAGTAACTGTAGGCGGAGCTACTATTTTTGTAGTCGACGTAGAGAAATTTCACAAGGTTTAA
- the holB gene encoding DNA polymerase III subunit delta' has translation MLGHQRIISALRTAIQKDNVSHAYIFEGPDGVGKRATALKFASMLMCREDQFPCGECKSCQLYREASNPDFQEIIQKDKSISVEEIRNILKGLVIRPLYSDYKVIIINDADTMTIQAQNALLKSLEEPPPYVVFILTVQSLAAVAQTIRSRCQRILFNRLSHEDIMEIMESKYGPRQSDWEFIVSYADGVAGTALELAESPHSLELREEVLEFTSRLVSDRDADPFKFYETFEKNNDRVDYILHVILLYFRDLLIYKETGDTSLLINSDKKDMIIRNVELSFSHIIKCIQAVWDARRGLGNNANFQLAIEVMLMKIQKADNA, from the coding sequence ATGTTAGGGCACCAAAGAATAATATCTGCATTAAGAACTGCAATACAAAAGGATAATGTAAGCCATGCATATATATTTGAAGGTCCGGATGGAGTCGGAAAAAGAGCTACTGCACTAAAATTTGCTTCAATGCTTATGTGCCGGGAAGATCAATTCCCATGTGGGGAATGTAAATCGTGTCAGTTATACAGGGAAGCCTCAAATCCGGATTTTCAGGAAATAATTCAAAAAGATAAAAGCATCAGTGTCGAGGAGATAAGAAACATACTAAAGGGACTTGTTATAAGGCCTCTTTATTCTGATTACAAGGTAATTATCATAAACGATGCTGATACTATGACTATTCAGGCACAAAATGCACTCCTCAAATCTCTTGAAGAGCCGCCGCCGTATGTAGTATTTATACTTACAGTCCAATCCTTGGCGGCGGTTGCACAAACTATACGTTCCAGATGCCAGAGAATACTTTTCAACAGGCTGTCCCATGAAGACATTATGGAGATTATGGAGTCAAAATATGGACCCAGGCAATCTGACTGGGAATTTATCGTTTCTTATGCTGACGGTGTGGCAGGTACGGCACTTGAGCTTGCAGAGTCGCCTCATTCTCTCGAATTAAGGGAGGAAGTACTGGAGTTCACATCAAGACTTGTATCAGACCGAGATGCCGACCCGTTTAAGTTTTATGAAACGTTTGAAAAAAATAATGACAGGGTAGACTATATACTGCATGTAATACTTTTATATTTTAGGGATTTATTAATTTACAAGGAGACCGGAGATACAAGTCTATTGATAAATTCAGACAAAAAAGATATGATTATTAGGAATGTGGAACTTTCCTTTTCACATATTATTAAATGCATACAGGCAGTCTGGGATGCCCGCAGAGGCTTAGGTAACAATGCCAATTTCCAGCTTGCAATAGAGGTAATGCTTATGAAAATTCAAAAGGCAGATAATGCATAA
- the tmk gene encoding dTMP kinase: protein MRKGLFITVEGTDGSGKTTQIKLMEQYLKDMGNEVVLSREPGGTRISEMIRDLILDPENKDISPLTEMMLYAAARAQHVSQVIRPAIESGKSVICDRFVDSSYAYQGCGRGVDLKTIADVNRAAIDGVVPDITFFLDLDPRVAMERRVKSTGADRIEQEKMDFHIRVYEGYERMALLYPERIKTIDASKSIEEISSQINIYLKEIL, encoded by the coding sequence ATGCGTAAAGGTTTATTTATAACTGTTGAAGGAACTGACGGATCAGGCAAGACAACCCAGATCAAGCTTATGGAACAGTATTTGAAGGATATGGGCAATGAAGTGGTGTTGTCCAGGGAACCCGGAGGTACTAGAATTAGTGAGATGATCAGGGATTTAATACTTGATCCCGAGAACAAGGATATTTCCCCTTTGACGGAAATGATGCTTTACGCTGCAGCCAGAGCCCAGCATGTTTCTCAGGTCATACGGCCTGCTATTGAAAGTGGCAAATCTGTCATATGTGACAGGTTTGTGGATTCAAGCTATGCATACCAGGGGTGTGGCAGAGGGGTTGATCTTAAAACTATAGCGGATGTGAATAGAGCGGCTATTGATGGAGTAGTACCTGACATTACATTTTTTCTTGACTTAGACCCACGTGTTGCAATGGAAAGAAGAGTAAAGTCCACTGGGGCTGACAGGATAGAACAGGAAAAAATGGATTTTCATATCAGAGTGTACGAGGGATACGAACGAATGGCATTGCTATATCCTGAGAGGATTAAGACAATAGATGCTTCAAAGTCAATAGAAGAAATATCTTCCCAAATAAATATATACTTGAAGGAAATACTTTAA
- a CDS encoding spore maturation protein, with protein sequence MIFIRHLSDFAVPAIFIVIIGVAVLKKVKAYDVFVEGAKDGIDTIIKIIPSLVGLLVAVGVFKASGAMDSLILLLRPLTDLLGMPPQVAPLALLRPISGSASFAFVTEIIKSFGPDSYAGRVAATMMGSTETIFYTLAVYYGSVGIKNIRYTLIAAIMADIISVIASLWACQFIFG encoded by the coding sequence ATGATTTTTATTAGACATTTGTCTGACTTTGCTGTTCCAGCCATATTTATAGTAATAATAGGTGTGGCAGTTCTGAAAAAAGTAAAAGCCTATGATGTATTTGTAGAGGGTGCAAAGGACGGAATAGACACGATTATAAAAATAATTCCTTCACTGGTTGGTCTTCTGGTTGCCGTAGGTGTTTTTAAGGCATCCGGTGCCATGGATAGTCTTATACTTCTGCTGAGGCCTTTGACTGATCTGCTTGGAATGCCTCCTCAGGTTGCCCCTCTTGCATTACTGCGTCCTATATCGGGAAGTGCCTCCTTTGCTTTTGTAACAGAGATTATAAAGTCCTTTGGGCCGGACTCCTATGCCGGCAGGGTTGCAGCAACTATGATGGGTTCCACTGAAACAATTTTTTATACTCTTGCGGTTTATTACGGTTCGGTAGGAATAAAAAATATCAGATATACGCTTATTGCTGCAATAATGGCTGACATTATAAGTGTTATCGCATCGCTATGGGCATGCCAGTTTATATTCGGCTAG
- a CDS encoding TatD family hydrolase, whose protein sequence is MIFDTHAHYDDEKFDEDRDGLLQELYSNGIGYIVNASADINSLDASIELSGKYDFVYAALGIHPHYADQINDEVIERIKKLCKNSKVVAIGEIGLDYYYDNSPRDIQKHWFERQIELAKELELPIIIHDRDAHEDTLNIIKKTNAQQVGGIFHCFTGSREMALDVLKHNLYIAVGGAVTFKNSRRIKEVVEAVPLDRLVIETDCPYLTPEPYRGKRNNSGYLIHIIEKIAEIKGVSSEEIEEATLINAKKVFKLV, encoded by the coding sequence TTGATATTTGATACTCATGCACATTATGATGATGAAAAATTTGATGAGGACAGGGACGGTTTGCTGCAAGAGCTTTATAGTAATGGAATAGGCTATATTGTAAATGCATCTGCTGATATAAATTCACTGGATGCCTCAATTGAGCTTTCAGGTAAATATGACTTTGTGTATGCTGCTTTGGGTATACATCCTCACTATGCCGATCAGATAAATGATGAGGTAATTGAAAGGATAAAAAAGCTATGCAAAAACAGTAAGGTTGTAGCTATTGGAGAGATAGGACTTGATTATTATTATGACAATTCCCCCAGAGATATCCAGAAGCATTGGTTTGAAAGGCAGATTGAGCTGGCAAAGGAGCTTGAGCTCCCCATAATAATCCATGACAGGGATGCCCATGAGGATACTCTAAATATAATCAAAAAAACCAATGCACAGCAGGTGGGCGGCATATTCCACTGTTTTACAGGAAGCAGGGAAATGGCGTTGGATGTACTAAAACACAATTTATATATTGCAGTTGGCGGGGCGGTAACCTTTAAGAACTCCAGAAGAATAAAAGAGGTTGTTGAAGCTGTTCCACTGGACAGGCTAGTCATTGAAACAGACTGTCCGTACCTTACACCTGAACCTTACAGGGGCAAACGCAATAATTCCGGGTATTTGATTCACATTATAGAAAAAATCGCTGAAATTAAAGGTGTAAGCTCTGAAGAAATAGAAGAGGCAACACTCATTAATGCTAAAAAAGTTTTTAAATTAGTTTAG
- a CDS encoding YaaR family protein, translating into MIPIPIKIQDSSESRANISALPSRDERTIRNERDTSFSNQLRKLETKNYEERVKVLADKIESQGKKLGKKTDIRELKVYKQLISDFLDEAVSHSHSFMKKNFLDRRGRHRIYAIIKKINEELVELTNEVLKSQKDNISILKKLDDIRGLILDLFL; encoded by the coding sequence GTGATTCCAATTCCTATCAAGATACAGGATTCGTCCGAAAGCCGTGCAAATATTTCTGCATTGCCCAGCAGAGACGAAAGAACTATAAGGAATGAGAGAGATACATCTTTTTCTAATCAGCTCAGAAAACTTGAAACCAAAAACTATGAAGAGAGGGTTAAAGTACTTGCTGATAAAATAGAGAGTCAGGGTAAAAAACTGGGTAAAAAGACAGACATCAGAGAATTGAAGGTTTATAAACAGTTGATTTCCGACTTTCTTGATGAGGCGGTTTCTCATTCCCATAGTTTTATGAAAAAAAACTTTCTGGATAGAAGAGGAAGACACAGGATATATGCAATTATTAAAAAAATTAATGAAGAGCTTGTTGAGCTTACAAACGAAGTACTTAAATCACAGAAGGATAATATAAGCATACTTAAAAAACTTGATGATATCAGGGGATTGATACTTGACTTGTTCTTGTGA
- a CDS encoding tetraprenyl-beta-curcumene synthase family protein: MKNIIDCIRFTNRYAKKIHPVVQKRSQEYYNYTGRIVKYKLKRNAKEALKESQFDMAVSSVCTLWPGVNVKLASEVIFSFLAIVSYLNKMCENSAVVTEAFIRVIFSSLKDAANIRNESFEKYFTFFPSKDDNGYLSILVEKCRQKIQLLPSFNIVRDNISAFLALYIDLQVTKYSSNDNEKEVNLIRWSSAHGQKYPELSNWEFCMCIDSGLDIQLLLALATNPDLTEEDVDSIHTAFFPWVSCIHKILECYLKYNDDLSTGSLNYIFYYGSLKEYEDRIEFFTNKSLSVKTKYRGNVKSVLKILLSLFTTDPKANEGMNSITSKSLYKTGGKGMWLYSLSAKILRALNKF, translated from the coding sequence ATGAAAAATATCATTGACTGTATACGTTTTACAAACAGATACGCTAAAAAAATACATCCCGTTGTTCAAAAAAGGTCCCAGGAGTATTACAACTATACAGGACGCATAGTAAAATACAAGCTTAAAAGAAATGCTAAGGAAGCCCTGAAAGAAAGCCAATTTGACATGGCGGTTTCGTCAGTATGCACATTGTGGCCGGGAGTTAATGTCAAGCTTGCCTCTGAGGTTATTTTTTCATTTCTGGCTATTGTAAGCTATCTTAATAAAATGTGTGAAAATTCAGCCGTTGTCACAGAGGCTTTTATCAGAGTAATATTTTCCTCATTAAAAGATGCTGCAAATATACGTAATGAATCCTTTGAGAAATATTTTACGTTTTTCCCTTCAAAGGATGACAACGGCTATCTTAGTATCCTTGTTGAAAAGTGCCGTCAAAAAATTCAGCTTTTACCTTCCTTTAATATTGTCAGGGACAATATATCTGCTTTTCTGGCATTATACATAGACTTGCAGGTAACAAAATACTCCTCCAACGACAATGAGAAAGAAGTAAATCTGATAAGGTGGAGTTCGGCACACGGTCAGAAATATCCCGAACTGTCGAACTGGGAGTTCTGTATGTGTATAGATTCCGGCCTGGATATACAGCTTCTTCTGGCTCTTGCGACAAATCCTGATTTAACCGAGGAGGATGTTGATAGCATACACACAGCGTTCTTCCCATGGGTAAGCTGCATACATAAAATTTTGGAGTGTTACCTTAAATATAATGATGATCTTTCCACCGGAAGCCTTAACTATATTTTTTATTACGGCAGCCTCAAGGAATACGAGGATAGAATTGAGTTTTTTACAAATAAGTCTCTTTCTGTCAAGACAAAGTATAGAGGTAATGTAAAATCTGTGCTTAAAATTCTGTTGAGCTTGTTTACTACCGACCCCAAAGCCAATGAGGGAATGAACAGTATTACTAGCAAGAGTTTGTATAAGACAGGAGGAAAAGGTATGTGGCTATATTCCCTATCTGCTAAAATCCTTAGAGCATTAAATAAATTCTAG
- the rsmI gene encoding 16S rRNA (cytidine(1402)-2'-O)-methyltransferase, with translation MSEKGKLYLVATPIGNLQDITFRAINTLKDVDFIAAEDTRQTIKLLNHFEIKKPLVSYYEHNKLVKGNYLIEQLLSGKNIALVSDAGSPGISDPGEDLVRLAIENGIEVTMIPGPVAAVTGLVISGLPAGRFVFEGFLPMNKRSRQERLQQLKNETRTIIFYEAPHKLSYTLKDIYNAWGDRRIALARELTKRFEEVIRCSLFEAMERFQTEAPKGEFVVIIEGQDEALLVEQEREKYSEISIEDHVNRYVEEGLTKKEAIKKAAEDRGLNKRDIYNAVMKK, from the coding sequence TTGAGCGAAAAGGGTAAACTATATCTGGTAGCAACACCTATTGGTAACCTGCAAGATATAACTTTCAGAGCAATAAATACTTTGAAGGATGTTGACTTTATTGCGGCGGAGGATACCAGACAGACAATCAAGCTTTTAAACCACTTTGAGATAAAAAAACCTCTTGTCAGCTATTATGAGCATAACAAGTTAGTAAAGGGTAATTATCTGATAGAGCAGCTGCTTTCAGGAAAAAACATAGCTCTGGTATCTGATGCGGGAAGCCCGGGAATATCAGACCCCGGAGAGGATTTAGTGAGACTTGCCATAGAAAACGGCATTGAGGTAACTATGATTCCCGGGCCTGTTGCAGCGGTTACAGGACTTGTAATATCAGGTCTGCCTGCCGGAAGATTTGTATTTGAAGGCTTTCTTCCTATGAATAAGAGATCTCGACAGGAAAGGCTTCAACAGTTGAAAAACGAAACAAGAACAATTATATTCTATGAAGCTCCTCATAAACTGTCATATACCTTGAAGGATATATACAATGCATGGGGGGACAGAAGAATAGCCCTTGCAAGAGAGCTTACAAAAAGATTTGAAGAGGTCATAAGATGCAGCCTGTTTGAAGCAATGGAAAGATTTCAGACTGAAGCTCCAAAAGGTGAGTTTGTTGTAATCATTGAGGGACAGGATGAAGCTTTGCTTGTGGAACAGGAAAGGGAAAAATACTCTGAAATCAGTATAGAAGACCATGTAAATAGGTACGTTGAAGAGGGGCTTACAAAAAAGGAGGCTATAAAAAAAGCCGCTGAGGACAGGGGATTGAACAAAAGAGACATATATAATGCTGTAATGAAAAAATAA
- a CDS encoding AbrB/MazE/SpoVT family DNA-binding domain-containing protein, which translates to MKSTGIVRKVDELGRVVLPIELRRTLDIAEKDALEIYVDEATIILKKYEPACIFCGNAKDVIVYKGKNICPECMKELKK; encoded by the coding sequence ATGAAATCTACTGGTATTGTAAGGAAAGTTGATGAGCTGGGAAGAGTTGTTCTTCCAATCGAGCTTCGCAGAACATTGGATATTGCAGAAAAGGATGCTTTGGAAATCTATGTTGATGAGGCAACCATTATATTGAAGAAATATGAGCCTGCATGTATCTTCTGTGGTAATGCCAAAGATGTCATTGTATACAAAGGGAAGAATATCTGCCCTGAGTGTATGAAAGAACTAAAGAAGTAA
- a CDS encoding 3D domain-containing protein, with amino-acid sequence MTPIAKNIKRYFSELKIRSLDVAIVCIVVVISVTAGFLVFNGLNRHVVINDNGHTIAVKTMRTTVKEVLEQTGIKVDKADYISMPFDAKLTKIHQNVINIKRAVPVSIKVDGKELDVKTCKDTVSEVLKDNNISVDSDDKFVGSQLGDKIVSNMKISIVRVEEKTITETLPIPFKTITKENKRLDKGVRNTVRQGKEGVREKLYKVVFEDGKQTTKQLIKDFVATNPLNCIVEVGTVLNYNTARGETIRFSKVLDMRATSYTASFKDTGKRPGEPGFGITATGAKVRRGIIAVDPRVIPLGTRVYVEVPGKAADYGYAVASDTGGAIKGNKIDVYLESGSQVDAWGVKKVKVYILK; translated from the coding sequence GTGACACCGATTGCGAAGAATATTAAAAGGTATTTTTCTGAATTAAAAATCAGGTCATTGGATGTTGCAATAGTATGTATTGTCGTTGTTATATCCGTTACAGCGGGGTTCCTTGTTTTTAATGGACTCAATAGGCACGTTGTAATCAATGATAATGGGCATACCATTGCGGTAAAGACAATGAGAACAACAGTGAAAGAGGTATTGGAGCAGACGGGCATCAAAGTTGACAAAGCAGACTATATTAGTATGCCGTTTGACGCGAAGCTCACAAAGATTCATCAGAATGTCATAAATATAAAAAGAGCGGTACCTGTTTCAATTAAGGTTGATGGAAAAGAGCTGGATGTAAAAACATGTAAAGATACGGTTAGTGAAGTTTTGAAGGATAATAATATAAGTGTGGATTCGGATGACAAGTTTGTAGGGTCTCAATTAGGAGACAAAATCGTATCAAATATGAAAATTTCAATTGTTCGTGTAGAGGAGAAAACAATCACCGAGACATTGCCTATTCCATTTAAAACCATTACAAAAGAAAACAAACGATTAGATAAAGGAGTACGGAATACAGTCAGACAAGGAAAAGAAGGCGTCAGAGAAAAATTATACAAGGTAGTTTTTGAGGATGGAAAGCAGACCACTAAGCAGCTTATAAAGGATTTTGTAGCTACGAATCCTTTAAATTGCATCGTTGAAGTCGGTACGGTTTTAAACTACAATACAGCAAGAGGCGAAACAATAAGATTCTCAAAGGTGCTGGATATGAGGGCAACCTCGTATACCGCTTCTTTTAAAGACACAGGTAAAAGACCCGGAGAGCCCGGGTTTGGGATTACAGCCACAGGAGCAAAAGTAAGAAGGGGTATAATAGCAGTAGACCCCAGAGTAATACCCTTGGGAACAAGAGTATATGTAGAGGTTCCCGGGAAGGCAGCCGATTATGGATATGCGGTTGCATCAGATACAGGAGGAGCAATAAAAGGCAACAAAATTGATGTTTACCTTGAATCAGGCAGTCAAGTTGATGCCTGGGGTGTAAAAAAAGTAAAAGTTTATATACTTAAATAA